From one Mesoplodon densirostris isolate mMesDen1 chromosome 19, mMesDen1 primary haplotype, whole genome shotgun sequence genomic stretch:
- the GFY gene encoding Golgi-associated olfactory signaling regulator, whose product MKSFSPILLLLVFLFAWLGSKAAPWASPPEGSDFSRIDHPSQPSPPASENSTLHGPNPESPRTAYPEPFKTPHVVSPEPSPLEFTETPNTDLRESPHPESPEAPKPNSLNTSISESLDTLQIKPSKMTYPEPSETPKPDPTEIPHTEFPETPKPNSSKASHPTFPETPNTDPTQTPHQESPEISKHSSTEISHAEAPETPSPDPTKTFDPKSPETPDPDTTETPNSEFLQTLHPDPTETPHPASHVGHNPNPTEIPQTEFPTPPYQDATEILPASDPEISTSLPPETPAPFKEEVTALNELPLNSKSKTLAATQPDALKLPTSESPGAVDLKVPQNSSPKGPDALPPSARIVRSPAPPGPPNQPAPVTPRAPQRRSRGERVNTIFVVERVKETGVTLVGRPRGGAGRALCLFLAGTGLLIGIFLLLWCLCRRAARHRPFAHHRLPNDGDEPVMHLDAPKDPYNLYFYALDAWVPSHIAAKQPLPTPPLPPKLPPPPHVGRPQRLEPLSPSTLPNNFV is encoded by the exons ATGAAATCCTTCAGCCCGATCCTCTTGCTTCTCGTCTTTCTCTTCGCCTGGCTGGGTTCCAAGGCTGCCCCTTGGGCCTCACCGCCTGAGGGTTCCGACTTCTCGCGGATAGACCACCCCTCTCAGCCCTCCCCTCCTGCATCTGAAAATTCCACTCTCCATGGCCCTAACCCAGAATCCCCCAGGACCGCTTATCCTGAGCCCTTCAAGACACCTCATGTGGTTTCCCCTGAGCCCTCCCCCCTTGAATTCACTGAGACCCCCAACACTGACCTCCGAGAAAGCCCACACCCAGAGTCTCCTGAGGCCCCCAAACCTAACTCACTCAACACCTCAATATCAGAATCCCTGGACACCCTCCAAATTAAACCCTCCAAAATGACATATCCAGAACCTTCTGAGACCCCCAAACCTGACCCCACTGAAATTCCACACACAGAATTCCCTGAGACCCCCAAACCTAATTCCTCCAAAGCTTCACACCCAACATTTCCTGAAACTCCAAACACTGACCCTACCC AAACTCCACACCAAGAATCCCCAGAGATTTCCAAACATAGCTCCACTGAAATCTCACATGCAGAAGCCCCTGAGACCCCAAGTCCTGACCCCACCAAGACCTTTGACCCCAAATCTCCAGAGACCCCTGACCCTGACACCACTGAGACCCCAAATTCTGAATTCCTCCAGACACTCCATCCTGACCCTACCGAAACCCCCCACCCAGCATCTCATGTAGGCCACAATCCCAACCCCACTGAAATTCCCCAAACAGAATTCCCCACTCCCCCCTACCAAGATGCAACAGAGATTCTCCCAGCCTCTGATCCTGAGATCTCCACTAGTCTTCCCCCAGAAACGCCTGCACCCTTCAAGGAAGAAGTTACTGCCCTAAATGAGCTGCCCCTGAATTCCAAATCAAAAACCCTTGCAGCTACCCAGCCCGACGCCCTTAAATTGCCCACCTCAGAATCTCCTGGGGCCGTTGATCTGAAAGTCCCCCAGAACTCTAGCCCTAAAGGGCCCGacgccctccctccctcagcccgGATTGTGAGGTCCCCTGCTCCTCCAGGGCCCCCCAATCAGCCGGCCCCTGTCACTCCGCGGGCTCCCCAGCGGCGCAGCCGAGGTGAGAGAGTCAACACTATCTTCGTGGTGGAGCGAGTGAAGGAGACTG GCGTGACCCTGGTGGGGCGTCCCCGGGGCGGGGCAGGCAGGGCCCTGTGCCTATTCCTCGCCGGGACCGGGCTGCTTATTGGCATTTTCCTGCTCCTGTGGTGTCTCTGCCGCCGGGCGGCTCGACACCGGCCCTTCGCACACCACCGGCTCCCGAACGACGGAGATGAACCGG TTATGCATTTGGACGCCCCGAAGGACCCCTACAACCTCTACTTTTATGCTCTGGACGCCTGGGTCCCTTCACACATCGCTGCCAAGCAGCCACTGCCCACCCCGCCACTGCCACCCAAGCTGCCTCCGCCGCCCCACGTGGGCCGCCCCCAGCGCCTGGaacctctctccccctccacGCTCCCCAACAACTTCGTGTGA